From Providencia sp. R33, a single genomic window includes:
- the dnaX gene encoding DNA polymerase III subunit gamma/tau, whose translation MSYQVLARKWRPQKFSDVVGQQHVLTALANGLAHQRLHHAYLFSGTRGVGKTTIARLFAKGLNCETGITATPCGQCANCLEIEQGRFVDLIEIDAASRTKVEDTRELLDNVQYAPARGRFKVYLIDEVHMLSRHSFNALLKTLEEPPEHVKFLLATTDPQKLPVTILSRCLQFHLKALDVTQISEQLEVILNAENIEHDLRARQLIARAADGSLRDALSLTDQAIAMGQGKVTADIVSQMLGTLDDEQPLAIIEALVRADSIAVMTQVEHAASRGADWENLLVEILSQLHRIAMIQLLPAEQETDPSSTEGRLRQVARVVSPADLQLFYQTLLVGRKELPYAPERRMGVEMTLLRALAFHPKSVIEEIEPPPRIVQQAPVVNQPVAQQRVAPSMPRSENLPENSPTAQLLKARQALQSEDPSPKKAKPVMSERAKPAVSALERLAAVTSKHQQNVENRASGSAKPEKPKQYQWKPQNEAAMNPKEAVTTPTEIKEALEYEKTPELAVKIVEEGRERDSWSGKIAQLNIPKLVEQLALNSYIEELSESQIVLHLRSAQKHLDKPAAHKALEEALSELYGRTVELKIVHDDNSEVKTPLEWRQAIYEEKLAQARQSIIADKTIQKLRSMFDAQLDEESIRPV comes from the coding sequence ATGAGCTATCAGGTACTTGCCCGTAAGTGGCGACCTCAAAAATTTTCAGACGTTGTTGGCCAACAACATGTCTTGACTGCACTTGCTAATGGGCTGGCGCACCAGCGGCTTCATCACGCCTATCTTTTTTCGGGTACCCGCGGCGTTGGGAAAACGACGATTGCACGCCTTTTTGCTAAAGGGCTCAATTGCGAAACAGGGATTACAGCAACACCTTGTGGCCAATGTGCAAACTGCCTCGAAATTGAGCAAGGTCGCTTTGTTGATTTGATTGAAATCGATGCGGCTTCGCGAACTAAAGTCGAAGACACCCGTGAATTGCTGGATAACGTGCAATATGCACCCGCGAGAGGGCGCTTTAAAGTGTACCTTATCGATGAAGTCCATATGCTTTCACGGCACAGTTTCAATGCGCTGTTAAAAACCCTTGAAGAACCGCCTGAGCACGTCAAGTTTTTATTGGCAACGACAGATCCACAAAAACTGCCAGTGACGATTTTATCGCGTTGCTTACAGTTTCATCTTAAAGCGTTGGATGTGACGCAAATCAGTGAACAGCTGGAGGTTATTCTCAATGCTGAAAATATTGAACATGACCTGCGTGCACGCCAGTTAATTGCTCGTGCTGCCGATGGCAGTTTGCGTGATGCATTAAGCTTAACTGACCAAGCCATTGCCATGGGGCAAGGTAAAGTCACCGCAGACATTGTCAGTCAAATGTTAGGGACGCTGGATGATGAGCAACCTTTAGCCATTATCGAAGCCCTCGTTAGAGCCGATAGCATTGCGGTTATGACCCAAGTGGAACACGCGGCAAGTCGCGGTGCTGATTGGGAAAACTTATTGGTCGAAATTTTATCGCAACTCCACCGTATTGCGATGATCCAGCTACTGCCTGCGGAACAAGAAACTGACCCATCTTCAACCGAAGGGCGTTTACGCCAAGTGGCGAGAGTGGTTTCCCCTGCGGATCTGCAACTTTTTTACCAAACACTGCTGGTGGGCAGAAAAGAACTTCCGTATGCCCCTGAGCGGCGTATGGGGGTTGAAATGACGCTACTGCGAGCGTTAGCTTTTCACCCAAAGAGCGTGATTGAAGAGATTGAACCGCCCCCAAGAATTGTGCAGCAAGCGCCAGTTGTAAATCAGCCTGTCGCTCAGCAACGTGTTGCACCTTCGATGCCGCGTTCAGAAAATTTGCCTGAAAATAGCCCGACAGCGCAATTGCTCAAAGCAAGGCAGGCGCTACAAAGTGAGGATCCTAGCCCAAAAAAGGCTAAACCGGTGATGTCTGAAAGGGCAAAGCCGGCGGTATCAGCACTTGAAAGGCTGGCCGCCGTGACCAGCAAACATCAACAAAATGTGGAAAATAGAGCGTCTGGGTCTGCGAAGCCGGAAAAACCGAAGCAGTACCAGTGGAAGCCGCAAAATGAAGCGGCCATGAACCCGAAAGAGGCGGTCACCACACCAACGGAGATTAAAGAGGCACTCGAATACGAGAAAACCCCTGAATTAGCAGTGAAAATTGTCGAAGAAGGGCGTGAACGAGATAGCTGGTCAGGTAAAATTGCACAATTAAATATTCCTAAGCTAGTTGAACAATTAGCTTTGAATTCATATATAGAAGAATTAAGTGAGTCGCAAATTGTGTTGCATTTGCGCTCAGCTCAGAAACACCTTGATAAACCCGCTGCACACAAAGCACTGGAAGAGGCCCTGAGCGAACTGTATGGTCGTACTGTTGAACTGAAAATCGTTCACGATGATAATAGCGAGGTGAAAACCCCGCTAGAATGGCGACAGGCGATTTATGAAGAGAAACTGGCGCAA